The Nitriliruptor alkaliphilus DSM 45188 genome includes a region encoding these proteins:
- a CDS encoding acyl-CoA carboxylase subunit beta, whose protein sequence is MSEATRTETFSLDPTALQPGDGARARLSRLLDPSSFVELGSARHHRASGFGLEKRHPDGDGVVAGTGAVEGRAVNVYAQDRRVLGGSLGEAHADKIARSIEQASRGGVPVIGINDSGGARIQEGVAALDGYGQVFTANVAASGRVPQIALLLGPCAGGATYSPALMDFTIMSDEASMFLTGPRVVKAVTGEDVDARSLGGPEVHSERSGSAHFVVDDDEQAFAVARELLGYLPDSAWAAPTEAPVEEPPEVDLRAVVPADGRAPYDVRDLIRGIVDGGRFLEVQAHWAQNLVVGFSRIDGRTVGIVANQARWLAGVLDGTASEKGARFVRFCDAFGIPLVVAVDVPGFLPGTAQEHGGVIRKGAKLLHAFTSATVPRISVVLRKAFGGAYIVMNSRSIGADAVLAWPGAELAVMGAEGAADIVFRRAIEQEPDRREELVDGYRRDAMHVDVAARRGSVDEVIAPEDTRPALVALLRSLRGARQPGFVHDNLPQ, encoded by the coding sequence GTGAGCGAGGCCACCCGCACCGAGACGTTCTCCCTCGATCCCACCGCCCTGCAGCCGGGCGACGGGGCGCGGGCGCGGCTGTCACGCCTGCTCGACCCGTCCTCGTTCGTCGAGCTCGGGTCGGCCCGTCACCACCGTGCCAGCGGCTTCGGGCTCGAGAAGCGTCACCCCGACGGGGACGGCGTCGTCGCCGGCACCGGCGCGGTCGAGGGCCGTGCCGTCAACGTGTACGCCCAGGACCGCCGAGTGCTCGGCGGTTCCCTCGGCGAGGCGCACGCGGACAAGATCGCGCGCAGCATCGAGCAGGCCTCACGCGGCGGCGTGCCCGTCATCGGGATCAACGACTCCGGCGGGGCACGTATCCAGGAGGGCGTCGCCGCCCTCGACGGGTACGGCCAGGTCTTCACCGCCAACGTCGCCGCCTCGGGCCGCGTCCCGCAGATCGCGCTGTTGCTCGGCCCGTGCGCGGGTGGAGCGACCTACTCGCCTGCCCTCATGGACTTCACGATCATGAGCGACGAGGCGTCGATGTTCCTCACCGGTCCCCGCGTGGTGAAGGCCGTCACCGGCGAGGACGTGGATGCCCGGTCCCTCGGCGGGCCCGAGGTCCACAGCGAGCGGTCGGGGTCGGCTCACTTCGTCGTGGACGACGATGAGCAGGCGTTCGCCGTCGCACGCGAGCTGCTCGGGTACCTGCCGGACTCGGCGTGGGCAGCACCCACGGAGGCGCCCGTCGAGGAGCCACCCGAGGTGGACCTGCGGGCCGTCGTGCCCGCCGACGGCCGTGCGCCGTACGACGTCCGCGACCTGATCCGCGGCATCGTGGACGGGGGCCGGTTCCTGGAGGTCCAGGCCCACTGGGCGCAGAACCTCGTCGTCGGCTTCTCGCGCATCGACGGCCGCACGGTCGGGATCGTGGCCAACCAGGCCCGGTGGCTCGCCGGCGTCCTCGACGGCACCGCCAGCGAGAAGGGTGCCCGGTTCGTGCGGTTCTGCGACGCGTTCGGCATCCCGCTGGTGGTCGCGGTCGACGTGCCGGGCTTCCTGCCGGGCACCGCCCAGGAGCACGGCGGGGTGATCCGCAAGGGCGCCAAGCTGCTGCACGCGTTCACGTCGGCGACCGTCCCGCGCATCTCCGTCGTCCTGCGCAAGGCCTTCGGTGGCGCCTACATCGTGATGAACTCGCGCTCGATCGGTGCCGACGCCGTGCTCGCGTGGCCGGGCGCCGAGCTGGCGGTGATGGGCGCCGAGGGGGCCGCGGACATCGTGTTCCGCCGCGCCATCGAACAGGAGCCCGACCGTCGCGAGGAGCTGGTCGACGGCTACCGCCGTGACGCGATGCACGTCGACGTCGCGGCTCGGCGCGGCAGCGTCGACGAGGTCATCGCACCCGAGGACACACGTCCGGCCCTGGTCGCCCTCCTGCGCTCCTTGCGGGGGGCTCGTCAGCCCGGGTTCGTCCACGACAACCTGCCCCAGTGA